Proteins encoded within one genomic window of Scomber japonicus isolate fScoJap1 chromosome 16, fScoJap1.pri, whole genome shotgun sequence:
- the LOC128374980 gene encoding interferon-inducible GTPase 5-like, which yields MDTQVYSDTMEEIKEALQSNNQSLAAETVQRYLDKVENIPLNIAITGESGSGKSTFVNAFRGIDNRDEGAAPTGVVETTFEITFYPHPNYPNVTLWDLPGIGTTSFPADKYLQHVGFEKFDFFVIISVDRFRENDVKLAQEIQKMGKKFYFIRSKIDNNLRDEERSQREFNAETTLTQIRENCIKGLQKQGVETPQVFLVSSFDLHLYDFRLLEETLERELPAHKKGILLLAMPTVSLEIINKKKEALQSKIKYKGLLSVSVACAPVPGVSSAVDIAMIIEAVTQYILVFGLDTPSLERLAQTTGVPLDDLRAGISPLAAQKLTSDLILKLLSQCATNVALMAAEEGSRLIPIFGIPVAMGLSFLSTYKALNYFLDMLAEDAQRVFQRALGLNTSV from the exons ATGGATACCCAGGTTTATTCTGACACAATGGAAGAAATTAAAGAAGCACTACAAAGCAATAATCAGTCGCTAGCTGCTGAAACCGTCCAGAGGTATTTGGACAAAGTGGAGAATATTCCACTTAACATTGCTATCACAGGAGAGTCTGGTTCTGGTAAATCCACCTTTGTGAATGCCTTCAGAGGCATAGACAACAGGGATGAGGGAGCTGCCCCTACTGGTGTTGTAGAGACCACCTTTGAGATTACATTTTACCCCCATCCAAACTATCCCAATGTCACATTATGGGATCTCCCTGGTATTGGCACCACCAGTTTTCCTGCTGACAAATACCTGCAGCATGTTGGATTTGAGAAGTTTGACTTCTTCGTCATCATCTCAGTTGATCGCTTCAGAGAAAATGATGTGAAGCTCGCTCAGGAGATTCAGAAGATGGGAAAAAAGTTCTACTTTATTCGCTCAAAGATTGATAATAATTTACGTGATGAGGAAAGAAGTCAGAGGGAGTTCAATGCAGAAACAACTCTGACACAAATCAGGGAAAACTGCATTAAAG GTCTTCAAAAACAAGGTGTTGAGACTCCACAGGTCTTCCTGGTGTCCAGCTTTGATCTCCACCTGTATGATTTCCGTCTGCTAGAGGAGACCTTAGAGAGAGAACTTCCTGCACACAAGAAGGGGATTCTGCTGTTGGCCATGCCTACTGTCAGCTTGGAGATCATCAACAAGAAGAAAGAGGCTTTacagtcaaaaataaaatacaagggCTTACTATCAGTATCTGTAGCATGTGCACCAGTTCCTGGGGTTTCTTCAGCTGTTGACATAGCCATGATAATTGAAGCTGTTACACAATACATACTTGTGTTTGGTCTTGATACTCCATCGCTGGAGAGACTTGCTCAAACCACAGGAGTGCCATTAGATGATCTGAGGGCTGGCATTTCACCACTGGCTGCACAAAAACTAACCTCTGATCTTATCTTGAAGCTGTTATCACAATGTGCAACCAATGTTGCATTAATGGCAGCAGAGGAAGGGTCCAGATTAATTCCAATATTTGGAATCCCAGTAGCAATGggcctctcttttctctccacatACAAAGCTCTAAATTATTTCCTCGACATGCTTGCTGAGGATGCACAGAGAGTTTTTCAGAGGGCCCTAGGTCTGAACACCTCAGTGTGA
- the LOC128374981 gene encoding interferon-inducible GTPase 5-like codes for MDTQVDCELMEEIKEALQNNDLLLVAETIQKCLDKLNNTPLNIAITGGSGSGKSTFVNVLRGIDNRDKERAAPTGVVETTSEVTSYPHPNYPNVTLWDLPGIGTTTFPADKYLEHVGFDKFDFFIIISVDRFRENDVKLAQEIQKMGKKFYFVRSKIDNNLRDEERSQRKFNEETTLAQIRENCIKGLQKLGIETPQVFLLSSFDLHLYDFRLLEETLERELPALKRNVLLLALPSVSLEIINKKKEALQANIKYYAILSAVVGGVPVPGISSAVDIGMIAGVVTQYKVVFGLDIPSLERLAQTTRVPLDDLRAVMISPLAAKKITPDLVMKELQHRDMSVMAAEEVSRCIPILGIPAAMGLSFISTYRVLSTFLDMLADDAERVFKKALGLNTSV; via the exons ATGGATACCCAGGTAGATTGTGAATTAATGGAAGAAATTAAAGAAGCTCTACAAAACAATGATCTGCTGCTAGTTGCTGAAACCATCCAGAAGTGTTTGGACAAATTAAATAATACTCCACTAAACATTGCTATCACAGGAGGGTCTGGTTCAGGTAAATCCACCTTTGTGAATGTTCTCAGAGGTATAGACAACAGGGATAAGGAGAGAGCCGCCCCTACTGGTGTTGTAGAAACCACCTCTGAGGTTACATCTTACCCCCATCCAAACTATCCCAATGTCACATTATGGGATCTCCCTGGTATTGGCACCACCACTTTTCCTGCTGATAAATACCTGGAGCATGTTGGATTTGATAAGTTTgacttcttcatcatcatctcagtTGATCGCTTCAGAGAAAATGATGTGAAGCTCGCTCAGGAGATTCAGAAGATGGGGAAAAAATTCTACTTTGTTCGCTCAAAGATTGATAATAATTTACGTGATGAGGAAAGAAGTCAGAGAAAGTTCAATGAGGAAACAACTCTGGCACAAATCAGGGAAAACTGCATTAAAG GTCTTCAAAAACTAGGTATTGAGACTCCACAGGTCTTCCTGTTGTCCAGCTTTGATCTCCACCTGTATGATTTCCGTCTGCTAGAGGAGACCTTAGAGAGAGAACTTCCTGCACTGAAGAGGAATGTTCTGCTGTTGGCTTTGCCCAGTGTCAGCCTGGAGATCATCAACAAGAAGAAAGAGGCTTTACAGgccaatataaaatattatgcCATACTATCTGCAGTTGTAGGAGGTGTACCAGTTCCTGGGATTTCTTCTGCTGTTGACATAGGCATGATAGCTGGTGTTGTTACACAATACAAAGTTGTGTTTGGTCTTGATATCCCATCACTGGAGAGACTTGCTCAAACCACAAGAGTGCCATTAGATGATCTGAGGGCTGTCATGATTTCACCACtggctgcaaaaaaaataaCCCCTGATCTTGTCATGAAGGAGTTACAACATAGAGACATGTCTGTAATGGCAGCAGAGGAAGTGTCCAGATGCATTCCAATACTTGGAATCCCTGCAGCAATGGGCCTCTCTTTCATCTCCACCTACAGAGTTCTGAGTACTTTCCTCGACATGCTTGCTGACGATGCAGAGAGAGTGTTTAAGAAGGCCCTGGGTCTGAACACCTCAGTGTGA